The genomic stretch ATGCCTGTACATGTAGTACAAAGTCTGGTGTATGTAAATCAATTGCTGTTCTTAATCAGGAGCAATATAGGGATGGTTCATGAAATGCTTGTATCTTTCCCATTTCTTGGTTTTATTAGCCTGTTACTAGGTTACTGTATGTTATGAACAGTGATAAAAAGTGATGATAATTTATAGAATGTGGGAGTTAAGATATGCATCATCATCTATAGAATGTGTTTGTTTGTTCTATGTCAAGGGATTGACCATAGAGGCAGGAAAATTTTCAGTGGATTTCATATAAGAAAGGAGTAGTTAGTAGGTGCTACAACATGAATAAGAATCTGTATGATGTAGTGATTACTAGCGTATTGAGAATAGGAAAGGCTTTTGATTATGGTTTTCAGAAATGACTGGCATctgattcttttttatttatcagGATAAGCTTTAGTTGAATTATAGAAACTGGTTGGAAATAAGTCAATGCAGTCAATAATTGATAAGAAATTGGTATCTTGATTGAATTGACTGAGATCAACTGAGCTTTGATTGAGAAATGCTCATATCAGTTTCACCCATTCTGTCCAATTTTGGCCTCAAGCCACGTCCATGATAAGCAACATGATTGATTGAAAAGGGCTTGCCCTACCTCAACTGTAAGATCTGGTTTTGCCTGTGCAGGTGAGTGGTGGTCCACATGTAGCATTGAAAGATGGCATAACATCCGCACCGGTATCATGTGCAATTTGATTCAATGGTTTATGATATCATCTGAATGAAATTATATTTCCTCCATTCAGGCTACGTTTAGaaataatcttcctttaataatttACAGATTTGTTTTTCATTAACTGCAAAATGAGACCACTTGATTGTAGGAGTTATCATCATGGAGCATAGTAGAGGATGAGCATATGAGTGATGCTGAGTGTTTCTTTGTCTAGACAGAAAATCAGGATTGGTAATTTGGCAATACAATTAACATCAACTGGATTAAATTGAAGATTCAGATATGGAAAAgaacataatttaaaatttagaatATAAGAAatcccaaagaaaaaaaaagaaaattgaaaactTATATATTTATCAGAAAAGATCAgctgaaaaatatttttatcagtgCTTGAATGTTCACCTTACATACTTCTTATTGTTCACTGAAAATTTTTCTTTGCTCTTTTTTCTGTCTATTTTAAgtgattttgaaatattttaattatcCTTCATAGTTTTAATCTGATTTTTATGTAGTCCCCTTTTATTGTTGGCAGGCCTTTCTAGACAAGTTGATTTGTCAACCTGGCAACTAAATCTTTGGTAATTAGAGAAACTAAATAAGAGAACTTATCATTAATCCCTTTGGTGACCATGATCAATGAGAAGTTGATTTCAGGATCTAAATCATCCACAACTAAGAAGGTCATAAGGAATTTCATGATGGAAGCTGTTGTCCTAAAGAATCTAAATATTGGTATCTttgtatcatatatttgatttattttgaattaTTGCTGGAAGTGCATCTGTAGAACTCAGTTAGGAAGAATAAGGCTGAAAAATTCTGTTATTCATTCCTAAAGGTTGTTAGGAAGGTCCGTTTTGTATTAAGTTGAATTTCAGAAAATGATTAATATAAACAAGTAATTGATGCTTTAAACTGAAATTAATGTGCTGTGAAAGAATTTTCTATTCTTGGTTTCTAGTATGATATGTAATGCAGTTCATCCTTGATTAAGAACAATTGTTATTGTTGGTGCATCTGAAAGTTAGGAACACCAACATGGAACTTGTAGCCGCAAGAGGAATTATCTATGCAATTTTATCTTAACTAAGGCTAGATTGAATATTCATGGTTGAAAATTTATTCGCAAACAATtacaagaaaaaataattcaaacACTTATTCTTAACAATTTAGAATTAGTTTTGCATATTAGCAAACAAATTTGCAATGCCTTATAATATAGGAAATTAAGAAAGTGTCTAATTTACTCCTAATTTACATTTCCTGCATCTGAAAAGTTTGGTTAATGACCTATATATACTACTATAAATTCTTCTAAACTATTAGTTTGTCTTTCATCTAATATATGATCTAGCTATGCATGGGTTGCCATCTCTAATTACCTCTTTGTCCACCTATGGTGTGAGATATATTATTTTACTCTGGATGATTATTATTTATGCCTTTATGGGGTTTTTACTTAACAAAGTTTCTTCTATAGGGAGAGATGGCCTTACACACAACATGTTGAATGACATTCATAATAATTGGAAGAATGCTGAGGCCATTAGGATTAAGTGTCTTGGTGTGCCGACTGTTGATATGGAAAATGTTTGCACCCAACTTGAGGTATAttttttgcttatattattcttgcAGCTACCATGGTCAAAGTATGTGACATATGTGATAGACTCTAGTTTTGTCATTTTGATCAACTATTTACGCCAGCAACTTTCCTTGTCCACATATATTATGTTTCCTGAATATACACAAAGAAATTGTTTTCTAATAGATTTTTCCAGCTTTTCCTTCTTAGAGAAGGTATGGTGCATACAATAATAAACATATGACATTTACAAATGGAGCATTTACATGTTTGTTTTGTCAATCATTCTGCAAGGCTTTTTGTCAAATAGAGATATTCTCGGACTTTTGTTAACAAGTCATCGAGACATGATTATATGTGATACCATCCAACTAGATGTCAAGGCACCCATTTACAGAGGACCAATTTTTTTCTTGCAAATTATATAAAATGCAAAACAATAATTTGGAAAAGGTGAAGAGCATAAAACATCTTTGATTATACAATGGTGAGTATAGGTTTTGTTTGTAAATTGctaaattgatgaaataatttgtaTAGAGTGACCATTGAAGTCATTGGGCACTCTGGTGAGGCAAGGCTTGAGTACCTCAAGATGACCTAGGTAAGGCCCTTGGGCTTGGGGGCCACCTAGGCGAGCCTTGTGTAGGGCGTCGGGCAGCCCAAGCGCCCATCAAATCAATTTGAGAATTGAATCAGATCCTGACTTGACTTAGGTTCAAACCACTTGGTTTGATTTTATTTAGTCCAATTTAAAACCTAAACCTAAATCTTCTTGCCCCCCGTGTGACTGCCCCCACGACCCCTTTTTGGCAATAAAACCCAACCCAGATCACGACCGGTTATCAGCCAGTGTCTTTCCTCCTCCCTGTCAATAATTGGCGGTGTTCAGCAGCCCTCCCCTCTAGCGGTACcttcctccctcttctccctttccTTGCGGCTCTAGTGCCCAAGTGCCAATACTGAGTGTGTAAATATGGTGATGAAGGCCCAAGGTGTAGATTTTAGTTACATCTGGTGGCTGTATCTTTTAGACACCATGTCTTAGCTGATTGCAACTGGAGATGCAAATATGAGGCCTACTTTTAAATGCTAATTTGAAAGTTGCTATGcatttttgttttcttggttGTAAAATGATGTGTTGAAAGAATGGTTATACAGAAAATTAGGTAATTTATTTTGCAACAATAAATGACTTAGTCACTTCCTTATCATATGATAGTGTTTCACTTTTGTTAAGTAACTCAGACCTAAATTTTTGTTCCAAGTTGAGAGCACAACATGGAAGCAGTATCTAAACTTTTTAAAGCTAAAATCGACCACTATGCCCTTGTCAGTAGAGCACAAACCTACCTTGTTTAGATTGTGATATCATAAACTTTGCTGATCAATGTTTCAGAAATATTTGGTTTATTCACTATAGCAAATATTTCATTTGGAATTAAATGGCATAATGCCATCAAAGTAGAGATAATATTACCATAAATCAATGCCTTTCTTTAAGTTTGCACTGTGGATGATGTGACTAAGTTCTTCCCAGATAAATCATATATGTTTTTGGAATGTTATTAGATTTCGCTTCCTCTTTTTGTTGGCTAATATCCTAAGGGCCCCAATCATGGGTAAAGCTAAGAAGTCGTATGTTCAAATTATTCATTTAATCAACTGCCCTTCCATTTTAGTTTGAAACAAATACTTAAGATGGACGACTTCTAAACCACTATGTCCTACTTTATACAGTGCTGTGTATCCATCGAGTCTATTCTTCATGTATGTTTTTTTCTGCTTTCTGGATATTTTCTCTGAAATATTTGGTCGATGGCTTCAGGAAAAGACTGGTGGGTTGATCATACACCGCCATGGTGGACAGATCCTATTGTACCGAGGAAGACGTTACAATGCTAAAAAACGGCCTAGAATTCCATTAATGTTGTGGAAACCTCATGAACCGATATATCCTAGGCTGATTAAAACAGTGATCGAAGGATTAACTATTGGGGAAACAAAGGAAATGAGGAAGCGAGGTCTTGCTGTTCCTGCCTTAACAAAGCTTGGTGATGCATCTTGCAAGGCTACTATCTCTTGCATACTGTTAATTTGTGTTTCTTATTTTTTGCATTTTTGCAGCGAAGAATGGATATTATGCTAGTCTTGTACCAATGGTCCGTGATGCTTTTTTAACTGATGAACTAGTTCGTATAGATTGCAAGGGCCTCGAAAAAAGTGATTACAAAAAGATTGGTGTTAAGCTCCGGGTAAGGACAAAACAATCTCAGTCAATTTTTTTCAAACATTTAACAGAAACATGTTATGTAATATACTGTAAGTCTTGTTAGAATGTTGTCTATAAAACTTGTCATGTTAGCCTGAACAAAATTCATTTATAATGCCATGACATCCTCAAAGTTCATTTATGATATCATGATATCCTCAGAGAAGAGGATTTTGTGTTGCATTTATGATATCATGATATCCTCGTTAATAGCATTTATGATTGATGCCCGTCGAGCGACATGTCCTGATCACTGCCATGGAGTTTATATTGATTTGACACCTTTCGAAATAACTTATTGGACAGGTGTGGAACTCAGATATTGAGTGGCATGCGGACTTGTATTGGCCAGTAATTCTGGAAAAATGAAAACACAATACAGATCAGTCTTTGAGCTGTATGATCCATTGCTGGTGCTTAGTTATACCAGTACTTTAAACTGTGATCACTACAGCGAGTAGTAATCCCCAACAATAATAGGTATGGGTATGTGGATGCTTTCTTGTCATTGAGCTCTATTGGGGTCAACATTACTAATTAAAATAATGGCTCTAATTGGTTTTAAAAGAGAAAATTCTTAATCTTGTTGTACCGCATACCATTAACTAATTAACTTCCTTATTAGCCTAGCTTGTGCGTTCATAGTTCTCCTTTGTTTGTATAGGTAGATCTACCTGTCAGATTAGATTTTCTACCTTGGGGTATATAAATTTTTGGATTATCTGCGGCATCAGCTGTATGATCAGTAAGGACTGAATTGGCATTATAGGATTGCCAGGTTAGCTTCTTAAGTTCATAGAACTGTGGCCTTGGACTTATGACATCCACAAGAGGGTAGTGTGCAATTGAAAACCTTTTTGAATTTCTATTTTCTGAATCAACAATTTTTGGTTTCTAAGAACTAGATTAGATTAAAAATGAAAGGAGTATCTTATTTTGTACTATCTAGTTCAATGGCAACTCATCATTTGGTGATCCATATTCTGCTGGACTTCCATCTCCCAATTTTATGTTCATGGGAGAAGTTGGATGTTCTCATGTGTTTTTATGTATTTGCCTAAATGTGCCTTGAGCCCATCGTAAGGAGGCATAGTCAAGAGGCACTAAATCAGCTTAGTTTCAATTCATTTGATTCACATTCATTAATTTAATATGCTGTAAGAAACTGGTGTCTAGTTACTTGGAAGAACATGATACATGAGGTAAGGATCAAGATTGAGGACTAATATGTATTGTACTAATCAATTTTCACCTTCTGGATGAGATACATAATAGAGTTGCAAGAATGCTTTGTTTTTGACAGTGATGCTAGTGTGAATGTTTATATTTATCTTGTATCTGTAAGGAATCTCCCATTCCAAAATGCATTATACTAAAATCCTTCGTGCTCACTTTTATTTCTAATCTCCTTAATTATTAGCTAATATTTGATACAGATGAGCATTTTTTCCCTCTGGTTTAAGGTTTTAGGCCCATTATTGAAAAAAAAGGTTATCGTTTGCTTGCAATTTTAATTGCTTGCTGGAATTGTGATGCAGGACTTGGTTCCTTGCGTCCTTGTGACTTTTGACAAGGAGCAAATTGTTGCATGGAGGGGAAATAAGTATAACAGAACCACCCACCCTAGTTCCGAAGAAAGATCTTTCACTCAGGTCACTGAATCAGGTATCTGTGCTGAGAATTGTTTCGTTGATTCTTGTAGCAGCTCAGTTGACCAAATCTCTGATTTAAATACCAATGATGAAGACACTGCATCCAGCACCagttgaacaaaaaaaaaaaaagaaggtagaTGTTAGAATCTGATGCTTGGGAAAAGGACTTGTGACAGTCTTCTGTGCTTGCTTCTGTCCATTAATGCAGAGATGAATGCCTCTCCTGGAGACTAAAAACGAAGCCTCATCTACTGAAGAGCCTATTTGTATTGGAGTCCGATATTATCTTGATGGAAATGGCAGATAAGGAATCATTCTTTCATCGGTATCACAGCAGTTGCTACAGATCAGTTCTTGCAATTGGGAACCAGTAGTTGTTGTCATCACCGTAATCCGACCAAGCAGCAGCTCATGTACTGAAGCAGATCATGTTTCTAATATGGCATCACATTTCTTCAAATTAGACAAAGTAAAATGTTCCATTGACCTCTCACCGGATGACCTTTTAGGTGGATATAGTTTTGGTTATCTTCTTCCGATTCAGGGAAACCTAAATTTGCCAATTCATCAGCACTTTGAACTGTGTGATCATTATAATGTCAGGGCACAATGAAAGTTTGTGATTCGAATTCCTCTACTTGATGTACAAGAAACTATAAGTGTTTCGCAAAGGCCTCTAAACCTATGCCGGTAATTGCATGAGTACATCTGAGAGagaatttatatttttcttgtaAACCATATGATCCATGGTAAATTTTACTTACAGCTTGAAGCATTAGAATTGGGTACTAAACAATTTGAAGCtcgaataaaattaattaaaatcattATTTGCAGATTCTTTCCAAATTGGTGCTTTGTCACAAGATACAagcaactttttttttattttatatgcaTTAAATTCATCGTCAAAATATTCTGATCCAACTTCTTCTTTCGGAAGCAAATACTAAAAGACGCATCACATAACATGGCAGACTCATGCCTTAGGTCGTCTCTTTGTTCTTCGAGAACACTAATTATAAATTGACCAGTTATCTTTAATAGGGTAACATTTCAGTTGGTGATGATGGACAGCGTTAAGTCAATGGTGGTACAGTAACACCGTGAAGAGCTACAGATGATTATTGTGAATGAGGAAGTGATGATGAGATATGAGGATTACTTTGTATTTGTGTCAACATCGACGTAATTGTCGAGCGGCTTTTCATCACTCTGCATTTGTCTCAGTGTCGATAGTTGTCGAGCGACGAAAGAGCCACCGATGTAAATACCGAGCAATGTCATTTGACAATTGCATCGATATCGATACAGATACAGAGTGACGTTACTCAACATTTGCATCGATAATCTTTTCAATCGCTTAATAACTGTTTCAATGTCAAAACAGATGCAGGCCGAAGGATTACTCGACAAACTGCATCAGTGTTGATGCAAATACATAGCAACCGTCATCTTTCGTCATCGCTCTCAT from Musa acuminata AAA Group cultivar baxijiao chromosome BXJ1-3, Cavendish_Baxijiao_AAA, whole genome shotgun sequence encodes the following:
- the LOC135627575 gene encoding CRS2-associated factor 1, mitochondrial-like isoform X2, which translates into the protein MISDPITHRNRTLAALHVARRLLFSSLPSLSPRLLDRYGFVPPPSLRPHNRNPSSGHQAEAKNDNKKKKTKVPYRPPSSLDRVGQEPVHSDLPFDFRFSYTEGSPNVKPIGLREPKYSPFGPGRLDRIWTGFSAPAVDPTVRSVDGDGPETVDLEKAKQMRTKILGKPLSPAERAFLVEKYQKNRTKRQVNLGRDGLTHNMLNDIHNNWKNAEAIRIKCLGVPTVDMENVCTQLEEKTGGLIIHRHGGQILLYRGRRYNAKKRPRIPLMLWKPHEPIYPRLIKTVIEGLTIGETKEMRKRGLAVPALTKLAKNGYYASLVPMVRDAFLTDELVRIDCKGLEKSDYKKIGVKLRDLVPCVLVTFDKEQIVAWRGNKYNRTTHPSSEERSFTQVTESEMNASPGD
- the LOC135627575 gene encoding CRS2-associated factor 1, mitochondrial-like isoform X1, translating into MISDPITHRNRTLAALHVARRLLFSSLPSLSPRLLDRYGFVPPPSLRPHNRNPSSGHQAEAKNDNKKKKTKVPYRPPSSLDRVGQEPVHSDLPFDFRFSYTEGSPNVKPIGLREPKYSPFGPGRLDRIWTGFSAPAVDPTVRSVDGDGPETVDLEKAKQMRTKILGKPLSPAERAFLVEKYQKNRTKRQVNLGRDGLTHNMLNDIHNNWKNAEAIRIKCLGVPTVDMENVCTQLEEKTGGLIIHRHGGQILLYRGRRYNAKKRPRIPLMLWKPHEPIYPRLIKTVIEGLTIGETKEMRKRGLAVPALTKLAKNGYYASLVPMVRDAFLTDELVRIDCKGLEKSDYKKIGVKLRDLVPCVLVTFDKEQIVAWRGNKYNRTTHPSSEERSFTQVTESGICAENCFVDSCSSSVDQISDLNTNDEDTASSTS